Within the Dolichospermum compactum NIES-806 genome, the region NNNNNNNNNNNNNNNNNNNNNNNNNNNNNNNNNNNNNNNNNNNNNNNNNNNNNNNNNNNNNNNNNNNNNNNNNNNNNNNNNNNNNNNNNNNNNNNNNNNNNNNNNNNNNNNNNNNNNNNNNNNNNNNNNNNNNNNNNNNNNNNNNNNNNNNNNNNNNNNNNNNNNNNNNNNNNNNNNNNNNNNNNNNNNNNNNNNNNNNNNNNNNNNNNNNNNNNNNNNNNNNNNNNNNNNNNNNNNNNNNNNNNNNNNNNNNNNNNNNNNNNNNNNNNNNNNNNNNNNNNNNNNNNNNNNNNNNNNNNNNNNNNNNNNNNNNNNNNNNNNNNNNNNNNNNNNNNNNNNNNNNNNNNNNNNNNNNNNNNNNNNNNNNNNNNNNNNNNNNNNNNNNNNNNNNNNNNNNNNNNNNNNNNNNNNNNNNNNNNNNNNNNNNNNNNNNNNNNNNNNNNNNNNNNNNNNNNNNNNNNNNNNNNNNNNNNNNNNNNNNNNNNNNNNNNAACTAATGATAAATCACAAGCTGTCAGGGAATACGGTAGCACACTCTTGTCTTGATAAGGAAGGAAGAGAAAGTTTTTTAGTCCCAAGCGTTTGACATCTTGAATAAAACTTTCCCGTTTTGGTCCACCACCAATACAAACGAACTGAATTGGTTCATTTTGTAATTTTTGAGCAGTTGCCAAAATAGTGTCCGTATCATGACATCTACCCATATTACCAGAATAAAGAACTGTGAATATGCTGTCCAAGTTATGTTGTTTAGCAAACCAGTTTTTTTCTTTGGTAATGGGTAAGATTAACTCAGAATCGCCCCAACTATGAATCACAGACACCTTATCAGCTACTTCTGGACAGATTGCTATAACCCTTTCCTTCATAGCAGGACTCAGGACAATAATCCCTTTGGATTTTTGCCAAATCTTGCGGTTGATTGCCCACCAAAACTTGGCTAACCAGTGCTTTTTAGAAACTACTCCTAAAGCGATCGCAATGTCTGGATACAAATCATATATTAAACATACATAGGGAAATTTTAATAATAAATGAGTTAAATATCCGGCTATGGATAAAAAAGGAGGTGCTGAAGTTAATAAAAATACATCATTCTTACGAGCATTTCTGATAATATGCAAAAAAGCCCGCAATGTAAATAAAACACCACTGATAGCTTTCCCGCGAATCCTATCAGACCATATCTGAGTAGATCGGGATCTTTTAACGCGAATATTGCCTAACTGCTCTAGGGCTGGGGCTTGAGCAGTAGTAAAAGCATATCCTGGTTGTCCAGTGAATACTCTAATCTTAATTCCTTGTTTCTCCAACTGTTTGACTAGTTCTTCAATCAACTGTCCTGTTGCCGCATAGTCTGGAGGAAAAAACTCAGTTATCACAGACAAAGTAGTTAGTTTATGATACAACATATCACTAATTTCAGAAAGCTGTTCAGCCTCTATGGAATGCAAGGGATATTTTATAGAACTCTTACGATTGGACATTGTATAATTTTCGTTAAATACTGGCTTTGACATAATTAGGGGTTGTTGAATAAGTTTTCTAGTGAAGGGATGTTACAGGTGCTACGCCACCAGACAGGTGAGAGTTTCAGCTATCTGTCATCCTCAAACTTTTAAGTTCATTAAAGGTAAAATACTCCGTTTTAGTACTACCCTACGGGTTACTTTTTTTCAGCAAGCCCTAATTATATGATAATAATTAGAATTTGCCGACTTTCATTTAGTGTTATTACTGATTATTTGGTGTTATTACTGACATAAAATCGGCAAAAAATTTTAAGAAAACTTGCGGGCAACCAAACTAGGTAACAGCGCCTCACCTAGTCAAACATTTGTTTGCTTTTGTTTTGATTGAACATTTTTTATTTTATCCCTCATTTCTTTTATCACATTTAATTACTGTTTGTCAAGTCGTATATTCACTTAAAGATTTTGTAAGATTCTTAATGCTAGGTTTCAGTTAATCAGTAAACTTTCTACAAGTAGACAAGTGTGATTAAATTATCATTATCTAGTATTGAGTCTCGGAAGAGACATTAAGTAGTTCATACACTCTTAAAAACCCATCTGCTTAACTCTTACATTTTTTCTCTAGCAATACAAGTATACTGAGAACGGTTCATAGTTTAACCAAATATGAAACCCCCTGGTAAACCTCTCCCTAACGAACACGCCGATATTGGTGCTGCAAAGACTATCAGAGATAGAGGTTTCAAAATAGTACGTGGGGACTCCGCGAAACTTGCTGTTTAACAGCTAAACGCCCAGAAGATGAGCCAGTGCGGTCTTGGGGTTTCCCCAAGTAGAGCAACTGGCGGTATCAGCACGCACTTTTGTGCAAACGTACTGAGTCTGGGAACTTGTGCAAACAAGATATTAAGATTGTGAAATCTTAAGAATCCCCGTGTCTTTAGACCGGGGAGTGTCAACTAGCTTGTGAGCAAATGTCGCCGCAGATGATCTAACGCCGTATTTGCACTCACATAACGAATTAAAGACCGTCCCCGAATTGTACCGAAGCGATGTTCAAAACTGATTACTTCGTTACCAGGACCGGCTAAACCAATATAGACTAAACCCACTGGTTTGGTTTCGGTTGCGCCGGTTGGTCCGGCAATGCCTGTAATACTTAATCCCCAAGTGGTTGAGAGCCGATTCTTAACGCCAATAGCCATTTGTTCAGCTACTATTGCACTCACTGCGCCAAATTCCTCTAAATCCTCTGGGTTGACCCCTAATAGTCCGACTTTGACGGAATTATCGTAGGCAATTACCCCACCCCAAAAGTAATCAGAACTACCGGAAATTTCTGTTAACATTTGCCCCAGTCCCCCACCGGTGCAAGATTCAGCTACAGATAGGGTTGCTCCCGCAGACCTTAATAAATTACCAACGACAGCAGCAAGGGTGTCATTGTCAATGCCATAATAATCTAAGCCAGCGATTTCTCTTAGTTGTTTTTCAATAGGTGCAATTAAAGCTTCTGCGGTTGTTGCGTCTGTTGCTTTGGCGGAAATTCGCAGTCTTACCTCTCCCTTACCTGCATAGGGGGCTACTGTGGGATTAGTTAAGTTAAAGTAGGGGGCTACTTTTTCAGCTAAAGCAGATTCTCCAATTCCCCAAAATCTTAAACTGTGACTATAGATAATTTCTTTTCCCCAACCTTGACTTTTCAGAAAAGGTACGGCGGTTTCGGTCCACATTCGATACATTTCGCTGGGAACACCAGGGAAAGTAAAAATAGTTAATCCTGGACGGGGTTGCCAAATAATACCCGGTGCTGTTCCTGTGGGGTTGGGTAAAATTTCCGCACCTTGGGGAATTAAGGCTTGTTTGCGATTGTTGGCGGACATTATTCTTCCCCGTTGGGCAAATTTCTCGGCTATATCTTCGACAATATCGGCTCGTTCTATGAGAGGAACGCCAAAAAAATCAGCGATAGTTTCGCAGGTAAGATCATCGGGTGTGGGTCCTAAACCACCTGTGAAAATGAGAATTTGTACTCTAGAGGCAGCAATTTCTATAACTTCTTTGAGTCTCTCTGGATTATCCCCTACGACTGTTTGATAGTAGTGAGGAATGCCTAACTGTGCTAACTGTTGGGCAAGATATTGGGCATTGCTGTTAAGAATATCTCCTAGCAGCATTTCTGTACCGACGCAAATAATTTCTGCACTCATGGGGATTAAAAAGGAATTAAAAAGGAATAAGGAATTAGGAATTGTGAATCTGGGAAGAAATAGTTTAGGATTTACGCATTGACAAGATTCCCCAAATATGTGACGTAAATTTTATCCCTTGTAGGGTGCGTCAGACACGATATTTTGACAAAAAAACAGATTCCCTCTATCTGACGCACCCTACTCAATAAGTTATTCCCAAAGCCGAAAACGACGCAATTTCGTTCATTCATATCATGGTAAATTAGTGAGCGTGCGTAAGTCCTATAGTTATATTAAATACTCGCCTGAATTTTGCTTATCTCTTGGCATACAGCAGGATTTAGGAGTGAAACTGGCTTGGTATCTGGCTTTGCAGTTATATCCTGTACCGTGTTGCTAACGCCATGCTACGTTATCGGCTGACGCTCACGGAAGCCTCATTGATTTGCAATTTGCTATAAACTTAATAAGTATTATAAAATTAAAGATGGCGGTTTTAACACCATATTTTCAAAATATAAACTATGAATATTTGGGTAAATGAACAAATTGATCCTTCAGGACTGATTCACGCCTGTATTGCCTCTTGTAATGAGTCTCAGGCTAAAGATTGTCATGAGTCGTTTAAGACTAATCTCACGAACTCTCAAAAGGCAGAGGGCTGGATTGCAAAATTAAGGGTGGTGAGATCTTGGGATGATGTGCCAGTTAATGCTTTAAAACTTGATTAA harbors:
- a CDS encoding glycosyltransferase family 4 protein, coding for MSNRKSSIKYPLHSIEAEQLSEISDMLYHKLTTLSVITEFFPPDYAATGQLIEELVKQLEKQGIKIRVFTGQPGYAFTTAQAPALEQLGNIRVKRSRSTQIWSDRIRGKAISGVLFTLRAFLHIIRNARKNDVFLLTSAPPFLSIAGYLTHLLLKFPYVCLIYDLYPDIAIALGVVSKKHWLAKFWWAINRKIWQKSKGIIVLSPAMKERVIAICPEVADKVSVIHSWGDSELILPITKEKNWFAKQHNLDSIFTVLYSGNMGRCHDTDTILATAQKLQNEPIQFVCIGGGPKRESFIQDVKRLGLKNFLFLPYQDKSVLPYSLTACDLSLV
- a CDS encoding competence/damage-inducible protein A is translated as MSAEIICVGTEMLLGDILNSNAQYLAQQLAQLGIPHYYQTVVGDNPERLKEVIEIAASRVQILIFTGGLGPTPDDLTCETIADFFGVPLIERADIVEDIAEKFAQRGRIMSANNRKQALIPQGAEILPNPTGTAPGIIWQPRPGLTIFTFPGVPSEMYRMWTETAVPFLKSQGWGKEIIYSHSLRFWGIGESALAEKVAPYFNLTNPTVAPYAGKGEVRLRISAKATDATTAEALIAPIEKQLREIAGLDYYGIDNDTLAAVVGNLLRSAGATLSVAESCTGGGLGQMLTEISGSSDYFWGGVIAYDNSVKVGLLGVNPEDLEEFGAVSAIVAEQMAIGVKNRLSTTWGLSITGIAGPTGATETKPVGLVYIGLAGPGNEVISFEHRFGTIRGRSLIRYVSANTALDHLRRHLLTS
- a CDS encoding glycogen debranching protein produces the protein MNIWVNEQIDPSGLIHACIASCNESQAKDCHESFKTNLTNSQKAEGWIAKLRVVRSWDDVPVNALKLD